Proteins from a single region of Puntigrus tetrazona isolate hp1 chromosome 2, ASM1883169v1, whole genome shotgun sequence:
- the LOC122327511 gene encoding LOW QUALITY PROTEIN: CMRF35-like molecule 7 (The sequence of the model RefSeq protein was modified relative to this genomic sequence to represent the inferred CDS: deleted 2 bases in 1 codon) — protein MLEMYSLQDLYLQEDCLALSCLLEGCCLCTVSTVGDVSVLEGGSVTVPCHYNPQYISHVKYWCQGRMREFCTSLARTDDPDSAPTGKGRVTIADDPTQHVFTVSMRELTEEDSGWYWCGVELGGMWVTDSTASLHISVIQGMSVVSSMLSADEGSSVTVQCLYSKNLRSSEKRVVSQRNWNSCVATDSAGTFNSRKVFIRDDRDSTFTVTIQQLEMRDAGWYWCGAGQQQVAVHVSVTAQTTTLSTASPIQILKTTVRNPSVMSSNDPHSRPVWESPLVVCGIVLLVMMAFLAIWKLRHLFKEKQKHRGTNEVNDNLTMCPWREGDCERLVDFPEHSNCFPVMGNNKLMDIHDAEGD, from the exons ATGCTGGAAATGTATTCCCTGCAAGACCTGTATCTGCAGGAAGATTGCTTAGCACTGTCATGTCTGCTAGAAGGAT GTTGTCTCTGCACAGTGAGCACTGTAGGAGATGTGTCTGTGCTGGAAGGCGGCTCCGTGACTGTCCCGTGTCACTATAACCCACAGTACATCAGTCACGTGAAGTACTGGTGTCAGGGCCGGATGAGAGAGTTCTGCACGAGCCTCGCTCGCACCGATGACCCGGACTCGGCCCCTACCGGGAAGGGAAGGGTGACGATCGCGGACGACCCCACCCAGCACGTGTTCACCGTCAGCATGCGTGAGCTGACGGAGGAGGACTCGGGCTGGTACTGGTGCGGGGTGGAGCTCGGGGGAATGTGGGTGACTGACAGCACCGCCTCGCTTCATATCAGCGTCATTCAGG GCATGTCAGTGGTGAGCAGTATGCTGAGTGCAGATGAAGGCAGCAGCGTCACTGTGCAGTGTCTCTACAGTAAAAACCTCAG GTCCAGTGAGAAGCGTGTGGTGTCGCAGCGGAACTGGAACTCCTGCGTGGCGACGGACTCCGCAGGAACATTCAACAGCAGAAAAGTCTTCATCCGTGATGACAGGGACAGCACGTTCACGGTGACGATACAGCAGCTGGAGATGAGAGACGCTGGCTGGTACTGGTGCGGAGCCGGTCAGCAGCAGGTGGCTGTTCATGTGTCAGTCACAGCACAAACCACAACAC TGAGCACAGCGTCTCCCATCCAGATTCTGAAGACAACAGTCAGAAATCCATCTGTAATGAGCTCGAATGACCCTCACAG TCGTCCTGTTTGGGAGTCTCCTCTTGTAGTGTGCGGGATCGTGCTTTTGGTCATGATGGCGTTTTTGGCAATTTGGAAATTACGACACCTGTTTA AGGAAAAGCAGAAACACAGAGGGACGAATGAAGTGAACGATAATCTCACA ATGTGTCCTTGGAGAGAAGGAGACTGT GAACGCCTCGTTGATTTTCCTGAACACTCCAACTGTTTCCCAGTGATGGGAAACAACAAACTCATGGACATTCATGATGCCGAAGGAGATTAA
- the LOC122322956 gene encoding dolichyl-diphosphooligosaccharide--protein glycosyltransferase subunit dad1 yields MSNSVFSVISRFVEEYRSSTPTKLKTIDAYLLYILLTGVFQFLYCLLVGTFPFNSFLSGFISCVGSFILAVCLRIQINPQNKRDFLTVSPERAFADFLFAHTVLHLVVVNFVG; encoded by the exons ATGTCGAATTCGGTGTTTTCCGTTATATCGCGTTTTGTGGAGGAGTACAGGAGCAGCACGCCGACTAAGCTGAAGACCATCGACGCGTATCTGCTGTATATTCTGCTGACCGGAGTGTTCCAGTTCCTGTACTGTCTGCTGGTGGGAACGTTCCCCTTCAACAGCTTCTTGTCTGGGTTCATTTCGTGTGTGGGATCCTTCATACTGGCCG TTTGTCTTCGCATCCAGATCAACCCTCAGAATAAAAGAGATTTCCTGACCGTGTCTCCTGAGAGAGCATTTGCTGATTTCCTCTTTGCTCACACGGTTCTGCATCTAGTGGTTGTCAATTTTGTTGGTTGA